In Salinibacterium sp. ZJ70, one DNA window encodes the following:
- a CDS encoding alpha/beta hydrolase, producing the protein MTAISGGIELPAFREDIELTTADGLTLVGELSLPEAADPVATLVCLHPLPTHGGFMDSHIIRKAAARLPALADIAVLRFNFRGVTSPRGTSEGAFGEGIDERHDLAAAMAFVALRGLPAPWLLGWSFGTEVTLRYGLEHPIEGAILLSPPLHRASAEDVAAWAGRREKLVAVVPELDDYLRPAEAAERFASVPELELVAVEGGKHLWVGEKQTSRVLSEIVRQINPAKLPLPTEWPPSA; encoded by the coding sequence ATGACCGCCATCTCCGGAGGCATCGAGCTTCCCGCGTTCCGCGAGGACATCGAGCTGACGACAGCTGACGGTCTGACACTCGTGGGCGAGCTCTCGCTGCCGGAGGCCGCGGACCCCGTGGCCACGCTCGTGTGCCTGCACCCGCTGCCGACCCACGGCGGCTTCATGGACTCCCACATCATCCGCAAGGCGGCGGCCCGGCTGCCGGCGCTCGCGGACATCGCGGTGCTGCGCTTCAACTTCCGTGGCGTCACATCGCCGCGCGGCACGAGCGAGGGTGCATTCGGCGAGGGCATCGACGAGCGTCACGACCTCGCCGCAGCGATGGCGTTCGTGGCGCTGCGAGGCCTTCCGGCGCCGTGGCTGCTCGGCTGGTCGTTCGGCACCGAAGTCACACTCAGGTACGGGCTCGAGCATCCGATCGAGGGCGCCATTCTGCTGTCGCCTCCTCTGCATCGCGCGAGCGCTGAGGACGTCGCCGCGTGGGCGGGCCGCCGCGAGAAGCTCGTCGCTGTCGTGCCGGAGCTCGATGACTACCTGCGCCCTGCCGAGGCTGCAGAGCGCTTCGCCTCGGTTCCCGAGCTCGAGCTGGTGGCCGTCGAGGGCGGCAAGCACCTGTGGGTGGGGGAGAAGCAGACCTCGCGCGTACTGAGCGAGATCGTGCGTCAGATCAATCCGGCCAAGCTCCCGCTGCCCACGGAGTGGCCTCCGAGCGCCTGA
- a CDS encoding transglycosylase SLT domain-containing protein, with the protein MFAYLASIGLVAGLLVEPTGYSNAATIPEDSPQAQAFSDAQTIDVDESAQASLAAIARDGFDVIKPKPVAPAATGGRAAPAAGTPDPGSAKAIAYDMVMARGWGEGEYDCLVALWNKESHWNVYAHNKSSGAYGIPQALPGSKMASAGEDWATNPVTQITWGLGYISGRYGTPCGAWGHSQAKNWY; encoded by the coding sequence GTCGCGGGGCTCCTCGTCGAACCCACGGGCTACAGCAACGCCGCGACCATCCCCGAGGACTCCCCGCAGGCTCAGGCCTTCTCGGACGCGCAGACGATCGATGTGGACGAGAGCGCGCAGGCGTCGCTCGCCGCCATCGCCCGTGATGGCTTCGATGTCATCAAGCCGAAGCCGGTGGCACCTGCTGCGACAGGCGGCCGTGCCGCACCGGCGGCAGGCACGCCTGACCCGGGATCCGCCAAGGCGATCGCCTACGACATGGTGATGGCGCGCGGATGGGGCGAGGGCGAGTACGACTGCCTCGTGGCGCTCTGGAACAAGGAATCTCACTGGAACGTCTACGCGCACAACAAGAGCTCCGGCGCGTACGGCATCCCGCAGGCGCTCCCCGGAAGCAAGATGGCCAGCGCGGGCGAGGATTGGGCCACGAACCCGGTCACCCAGATCACGTGGGGCCTCGGCTACATCAGCGGACGCTACGGAACGCCGTGCGGCGCGTGGGGCCACTCGCAGGCCAAGAACTGGTACTGA